Part of the Jatrophihabitans sp. GAS493 genome, CGTCGTAGTCTTTCTCAATGCCTTCGAGACCGTCCCACAGGCGGACGCCGCGACCGAAGAGTACCGGCGTCTGGACGATGTGAATGTAGTCGACCAGGCCGGCCGCGATGAACTCCCGAGCGACGGTCGGACCGCCTCCTATCCGCACGTCTTGGCCGAGCGCCGCCTCGAGCGCGACCTCGAGGGCCTTGGCTGGGGTGGCGTCAAGGAAGTGGAACGTCGTGCCGCCCTCCATCTCTATCGACGGCTTCGGCTTGTGCGTGAGCACGAAGGTTGGGGTGTGGAACGGCGGGTTCGGGCCCCACCAACCCTCCCAGTCCGGGTCGTCCTGCCACCCGGGAGGGCCGAACTTGTATGCGCCCATGATCTCGGCGCCGATTCCCGGTCCCCACTGCTGGGCGAAGGCGTCGTCGACACTGTTCGCGCCACCCTCGCCTCCCGCCATGGCCGCGCCGAAACGAGTGCCGAAAATCCACGCGAGGTGGCTGTGTCCGGAGTGGCCCATCGGCGCTTCGAGCGTCTGGTCCTCGCCGGTGGCGAATCCGTCTAGGGACACGGACAGGTTGTGGATGCGAGCCTTGCCGGACATTAACTCTCCCTTTTCGTAGGCAATTCGGTGAGGTACATGCTGAGTTTGCTCAGCGTCTGTTGGGCGCCCTCGATCACGTGGTACTTGCCCACGGCCTCGTCGCGCAGTTTCTTGGTCGGGAAGACAGTGCGCATCACAACGTGAGTCGTCGCCTCGTGCTGCGCGAGCACGAGCGTCGACTCGAAGGCGTTCGGGTCGTCACGCGACTCGCCGTGCAGTATCACGATGCGCTCAGGCCGGACGATCTCGGTCCAGGTGATCCACTCTTGATAGTCGGTCCCGTCGGGCCCGTGCATCACGAAGTCCCAGACACCGCCCTCACGGAAGTCAAACGAGCGAGTGGTCGTGGTGAATCCATCCGGGCCCCACCACCGCGACAGATGTCGGACTTCGGTGAATGCCTCGAACACCAACTCGCGTGGGGCACTGATGAGTCGGGAGATCACGATCTCCCGATCGGCCGTCGCCGATTGCGGCGCCGCGGATTCCATTGGCGCGTCTCGTTCTGTTGTTGCCATCATCTACTTCCCTTGCGTTTCCTGCTTGAGGTCCTGCACGTACATGTCCAGCCGGTCGAAGCTTTCATTCCAGAACTGCTGAAACCCACCGGTCCACTCGTGGATCGGCCGCAGCCCATTGGCCTCAAGGCCATAGAGGCGCTGCTTGCCTGCCTTGCGGTCCCGCACCAGACCCACCTCCCGGAGCACCCGCAGGTGCTTGGACGCCCCCGGCTGAGTCATCCCCAGCTCTTGGGCCAACTCGGTCACCGGCCACTCGCCCGCGCGCAACAACATCAGGATCTCCCGGCGCTGCGGCTCGGCGATCGCATTGAACACATCCGACGTCGTCGCTGCACGGGCCATGACGACATCATATACCGATAACGGCATGAGTTACGGGCGAAGGCGATCTGAGAAGCTGCACTATCGCGATTGGAATGCCAACTAAGCGTGCGGTTGAGAGACAAGCCGGGATCGGAGAGGCTTCGGACACGCAAACGGAGCTACGCGGTGGAAGCCAACACGTCCGCTGTCCCCGAACTCAGGGCGTTGCTTCGGCCCTATCCGGAGACGCGACTGTCCGACGGCACCGGCAGCGAGGCACCCAGACCGGCGAGGTCCGCCAGGAGGTCGGGCGGCGCATCAGCTGACCGTTCGCTCACCTCGACCACCGCGTCGAGGAAGTCCAGCCCGGTCACATCGGTGGCCAACGCGAGCATCCCATCGCTGGTGAAAGCCTCGAACTGCCCCGGCATCACCACTCTCGACCCACCAGGGCAAGGGCATCCGTCCCGGCACGGTGCGGCAGCCCGACACTCTCGACTCTGCTCCGAACGTCGATCTCAGATGACACGTCCCTGCCCCTCTGCAGCGTCTGCAGCGGTGCGATCCAGGGGCCTCAGCGGCCTGCCATGTAGCTTCGGCTGTGGTCCAACTGGGTTCGGCTACGGCAGCTGGGCTCTGACCGATACGAGTCGGTCGTCAACCGAGCTGGGTGGCGATCAATTCGTCCAGGTGAATTAGCTCCACAACCCTGCTCGCGGCCGCAATGCGCGCACCCGTAGCTGTCGTCGGCGGGGCCTTCGCTAATGCGACCCAGATCACAAGAACAATCCTCAAGTTGTGGCGCGTACCGCCGATAGTCGGTAGACGCACTCACCCTTGGAGGATGTGTGGCACATCCGCCGCTGCTCAAACCGTCGATGTTCAGCGGCTTCTGGTACACCAGTGTCCTGTTGGGTTGGGGCTTGCTGGTCGTGGCTTGCGTGCAGGTCGGTACGGCATCGATCACCGCAGCCGGGCTCCCATTGTTGATGTCCGCGGTGCTGCTGCTGGTTCTTGAACTGCTGCCGCTGGTGCAGGGCCGCGGACATGATCCACACGGCGTGGTCATGTCAACCGCCTTCGTCTGTGCGGTTCTGTTCATGTGGGGTCCGTGGCCGGCCATCGTGATGGTCAGCATTGCGGCGATGGCCTCTGACCTTCGGGCCGGCAAGCACTGGTGGAAGGTTCTGTTCAACGTCGGCCAATACGCTTGTTCCGTCGCGGCGGGCGCGGTAGTAATCTGGCTGGCCGGTCAGCACCCCTCACTGCAACATCCGCTGCCGCGCTTCAGCGTGTCTGACATCGGCTGGGTCGTCGGAGTCTGGGTCGTGTACTTCACCGTCAACCTGGTTCTAGTCTCCGGAGTGTTGGCCCACCGCAGCTCGCTCCGCTCGGAGCTCTTCGACGACTTTCTCCACTATTCGATGATGAACTTCGCCGTCCTTGGCATCTCGCCGATCATTGTGGTGGTCGCGCAGAATGTCTGGCCGCTGCTACCTGCGCTGCTGATCCCGCTGCTACTGCTCTACCGGATGGCGCAGATGACCTTGGAGAAGGAGCATGAGGCCGGGCACGATGCCCTGACCGAATTGCCCAATCGCAGCAGCATGCATTTCGCGTTGAATGATCACCTCAGCCATGCGCGACGGACCGGCGATACGTTCGGTTTGCTGCTGATCGACCTGGACCACTTCAAGGAGGTCAATGACAGCCTCGGTCACCACGCCGGCGACGAACTGCTCGTCCACTTCGCCCACTGCCTTAGACGTTCGGTTCGACCGCAGGACTACGTAACGCGCTTGGGTGGCGATGAATTCGCGGTCATCATCCCCGCTGCCGACGAGCGGGCGGCCCGAGACGTCGCCGAACGGATCCGTGACTCGTTGATTGAACCGGTGTACGTCCAAGGTATGCAGCTGCAGATCGAGGCGTCTATCGGTCTGGCCATGCACCCCGAGCACGGCGAGGGACTGGAGGACCTGCTGCGCCACGCTGACTCGGCTATGTATACGGCTAAGGAGTCTCGCGAGGGCATCGCCCTCTATTCAGCTGTCCGGGATCGTAACTCCACCGATCGGCTCAGCCTGCTCGCCGAACTTCGCCAAGCACTGGACCAGCACACGCTCGAATTGCACTATCAACCGAAGGTCAGTCTGGCCGATCGCGGCCTACTCGGAGTCGAAGCGCTCATTCGATGGGACCACCCCACGCGCGGCTTCATTGCCCCCGATTACTTCATCCCTCTCGCTGAGCAGTCTGGCCTCATGCCGATGCTCACCGCCCAGGTGATCGA contains:
- a CDS encoding bifunctional diguanylate cyclase/phosphodiesterase, which produces MAHPPLLKPSMFSGFWYTSVLLGWGLLVVACVQVGTASITAAGLPLLMSAVLLLVLELLPLVQGRGHDPHGVVMSTAFVCAVLFMWGPWPAIVMVSIAAMASDLRAGKHWWKVLFNVGQYACSVAAGAVVIWLAGQHPSLQHPLPRFSVSDIGWVVGVWVVYFTVNLVLVSGVLAHRSSLRSELFDDFLHYSMMNFAVLGISPIIVVVAQNVWPLLPALLIPLLLLYRMAQMTLEKEHEAGHDALTELPNRSSMHFALNDHLSHARRTGDTFGLLLIDLDHFKEVNDSLGHHAGDELLVHFAHCLRRSVRPQDYVTRLGGDEFAVIIPAADERAARDVAERIRDSLIEPVYVQGMQLQIEASIGLAMHPEHGEGLEDLLRHADSAMYTAKESREGIALYSAVRDRNSTDRLSLLAELRQALDQHTLELHYQPKVSLADRGLLGVEALIRWDHPTRGFIAPDYFIPLAEQSGLMPMLTAQVIEIAVAQLRDWSELGLQVPMAVNISPTDLTGHRLTHLLAQTTTTHGVAAGMLKLEITERVVAEETEEMNSVLLTLHEMGVTLSLDDFGTGYSSMRRLKTLPISELKIDRSFVSSLFDSTADVGIVRAVIDLAHALGMPAIAEGVETESEWQLLHSLGCDGAQGWHIARPMPAADITEWITAHAPSSLRTDAA
- a CDS encoding SRPBCC family protein, producing the protein MATTERDAPMESAAPQSATADREIVISRLISAPRELVFEAFTEVRHLSRWWGPDGFTTTTRSFDFREGGVWDFVMHGPDGTDYQEWITWTEIVRPERIVILHGESRDDPNAFESTLVLAQHEATTHVVMRTVFPTKKLRDEAVGKYHVIEGAQQTLSKLSMYLTELPTKRES
- a CDS encoding dihydrofolate reductase family protein, translating into MSGKARIHNLSVSLDGFATGEDQTLEAPMGHSGHSHLAWIFGTRFGAAMAGGEGGANSVDDAFAQQWGPGIGAEIMGAYKFGPPGWQDDPDWEGWWGPNPPFHTPTFVLTHKPKPSIEMEGGTTFHFLDATPAKALEVALEAALGQDVRIGGGPTVAREFIAAGLVDYIHIVQTPVLFGRGVRLWDGLEGIEKDYDVEAVTSPSGVTHFVLERLPRGPRTGGGEEEDAPRSPWHAE
- a CDS encoding metalloregulator ArsR/SmtB family transcription factor; the encoded protein is MARAATTSDVFNAIAEPQRREILMLLRAGEWPVTELAQELGMTQPGASKHLRVLREVGLVRDRKAGKQRLYGLEANGLRPIHEWTGGFQQFWNESFDRLDMYVQDLKQETQGK